A stretch of the Thiocystis violascens DSM 198 genome encodes the following:
- a CDS encoding DNA-methyltransferase, with amino-acid sequence MSSVRRRPFPTKRAMACRVTFRSRAASAWVIQSEGLMATCNLSVDVVNVFIGILYKNESMLPMAFVMPKTNTIIEARQSELFVPEQEHPSRLLKTLEPLYRTASGAAYLGDSRDILKAMPDNSVNLVFTSPPYALHFKKEYGNVSKADYVEWFLPFAQEIRRVLNEDGSFVLNIGGSWNPGSPTRSLYHYKLMIALVEELGFHLAQECYWYNPAKMPVPAEWVTVRRIRIKDSVEHVWWLSKTPHPKADNRKVLRPYSADMLRLAKKGVKTTVRPSGHNINASFDKIESGGSIPSNVVQDQFANEMLIAGNNAANDAYTKRCKASGMKIHPARFPATLPEFFTKLLTDEGDLVVDPFAGSNTAGAVAERLGRRWIAIDLLEEYLEASKFRFGE; translated from the coding sequence ATGTCCAGCGTGCGCAGACGTCCGTTCCCGACCAAGCGCGCAATGGCTTGCCGGGTGACGTTTCGGAGCCGCGCAGCTTCCGCCTGGGTGATCCAATCGGAGGGGTTGATGGCGACTTGCAATTTATCAGTTGACGTTGTCAATGTATTTATTGGTATACTTTATAAGAACGAGAGCATGTTACCAATGGCGTTTGTGATGCCCAAGACAAATACGATCATCGAAGCTCGTCAATCCGAGCTTTTCGTGCCTGAGCAAGAGCACCCGTCTCGCCTCTTGAAGACGTTGGAGCCGCTCTATCGCACGGCCTCGGGGGCAGCCTATCTAGGCGATTCACGCGACATATTGAAGGCGATGCCCGACAACTCGGTGAACCTCGTGTTCACGTCTCCGCCGTATGCGCTGCATTTCAAGAAGGAATACGGGAACGTTAGCAAAGCTGACTACGTCGAGTGGTTCCTACCGTTTGCGCAGGAGATTCGCCGCGTCCTCAACGAGGATGGCAGCTTCGTACTAAACATCGGCGGAAGCTGGAATCCGGGATCTCCCACGCGCTCGCTGTACCACTACAAGCTGATGATTGCACTTGTCGAGGAACTGGGTTTTCACCTCGCCCAAGAGTGCTACTGGTACAACCCTGCAAAAATGCCCGTGCCTGCCGAGTGGGTCACGGTGCGAAGGATTCGGATCAAGGATTCGGTCGAGCACGTCTGGTGGCTATCGAAGACACCGCACCCAAAGGCTGACAATCGGAAAGTACTGCGCCCATACAGTGCGGACATGCTCCGGCTGGCCAAGAAGGGCGTGAAGACAACGGTTCGGCCATCAGGACACAACATCAATGCGTCATTCGACAAGATCGAGTCAGGTGGATCAATCCCTTCAAACGTGGTGCAAGATCAGTTTGCCAATGAAATGCTCATCGCGGGCAACAACGCGGCCAACGATGCTTATACGAAACGCTGCAAAGCGTCAGGGATGAAGATTCACCCGGCCCGCTTCCCAGCGACACTCCCGGAGTTCTTCACGAAATTGCTGACGGACGAAGGCGACCTTGTTGTCGATCCGTTCGCTGGCTCGAACACGGCGGGCGCAGTCGCGGAGCGATTGGGGCGACGATGGATCGCAATTGATTTGCTTGAGGAATATCTCGAAGCAAGCAAGTTCCGCTTCGGGGAATAG